A window of the Serratia sarumanii genome harbors these coding sequences:
- the glnB gene encoding nitrogen regulatory protein P-II: MKKIDAIIKPFKLDDVREALAEVGITGMTVTEVKGFGRQKGHTELYRGAEYMVDFLPKVKIEIVVADDIVDTCVETIMQTAQTGKIGDGKIFVFDVARVVRIRTGEQDEEAI, from the coding sequence ATGAAAAAGATCGACGCGATTATCAAGCCGTTCAAACTGGATGACGTCCGCGAAGCGCTGGCCGAAGTGGGCATCACCGGCATGACGGTCACCGAAGTGAAAGGCTTCGGCCGCCAGAAGGGCCACACCGAGCTGTACCGCGGCGCCGAGTACATGGTCGACTTTCTGCCTAAGGTGAAGATCGAGATCGTGGTTGCCGACGACATCGTCGACACCTGCGTGGAAACCATCATGCAGACCGCGCAGACCGGCAAGATCGGCGACGGCAAAATCTTCGTCTTCGACGTGGCGCGCGTGGTGCGCATTCGTACCGGCGAGCAGGACGAAGAAGCGATTTAA
- a CDS encoding NAD+ synthase, which yields MSRSLSIALAQLNLLVGDIEGNTERMLQIVQEQQKAGADLVMFSELALSGYPPEDLLYRNDFYQRCDAQLLRLQQASAETAILVGHPWREGDKLYNALSLFAEGRLLTRYFKQQLPNYGVFDEKRYFHAGNDTCVVELKGYRLGLLICEDLWFPEPIDAAKAAGAEIILSINASPYNREKPYIRKTLMAGHCQRTQLPLVYLNQVGGQDELIFDGCSKVFDAAGTMTHRLAAFDEQVTRLEFNELAVVPMADPAAELPQLAQVYQALVLAVRDYVTKNGFKGAVLGLSGGIDSALTLAIAVDALGKDKVQALMMPFRYTADISIADAREEAEILGVEFDIVSIEPMFDAFMGQLSPMFAGTERDTTEENLQARCRGVVLMALSNKRRSIVLTTGNKSEMAVGYATLYGDMAGGFDVLKDVPKTLVFKLSEYRNTVSYVIPQRVIDRPPSAELAPDQVDQDSLPPYDILDAILEGYVERDKSVADLVAEGFDEAIVRKVIRLVDINEYKRRQAAVGPRITARNFGKDRRYPITSGFGRKNW from the coding sequence ATGAGCAGATCACTTTCCATCGCCCTGGCCCAGCTGAACCTGCTGGTCGGCGACATTGAAGGCAACACCGAACGCATGTTGCAAATCGTGCAGGAGCAGCAGAAGGCGGGAGCCGATCTGGTCATGTTCAGCGAACTGGCGCTGTCCGGCTACCCGCCGGAAGATCTGCTGTATCGCAATGACTTCTATCAGCGTTGCGACGCGCAGCTGCTGCGCCTGCAGCAGGCCTCCGCCGAGACGGCGATCCTGGTCGGCCACCCGTGGCGCGAAGGCGACAAGCTGTATAACGCGCTGTCGCTGTTTGCCGAAGGCCGCCTGCTGACCCGCTACTTCAAGCAGCAGCTGCCGAACTACGGCGTGTTCGATGAGAAGCGCTATTTCCACGCCGGCAACGACACCTGCGTGGTGGAACTGAAAGGCTACCGTCTGGGGCTGCTGATTTGCGAAGATCTGTGGTTCCCTGAGCCGATTGACGCCGCCAAGGCGGCCGGCGCGGAAATTATCCTGTCGATCAACGCCTCACCGTATAACCGCGAAAAGCCGTATATCCGCAAAACGCTGATGGCCGGCCACTGCCAGCGCACCCAGCTGCCGCTGGTGTACCTCAATCAGGTCGGCGGCCAGGATGAGCTGATCTTCGACGGCTGCTCCAAGGTCTTCGACGCCGCCGGCACCATGACCCACCGTCTGGCGGCCTTCGACGAGCAGGTGACCCGCCTGGAATTCAACGAGCTGGCCGTGGTGCCGATGGCCGATCCGGCCGCTGAGCTGCCGCAGCTGGCGCAGGTGTACCAGGCGCTGGTGTTGGCGGTGCGCGACTACGTGACCAAAAATGGCTTCAAAGGCGCGGTGCTCGGCCTGTCCGGCGGCATCGACTCGGCGCTGACGCTGGCGATCGCCGTGGATGCGCTGGGCAAAGACAAGGTGCAGGCGCTGATGATGCCGTTCCGCTATACCGCGGACATCAGCATCGCCGACGCCAGGGAAGAGGCGGAAATCCTCGGCGTGGAGTTCGATATCGTCTCCATCGAACCGATGTTCGACGCCTTTATGGGCCAGCTGTCGCCGATGTTCGCCGGCACCGAGCGCGACACCACCGAAGAAAACCTGCAGGCGCGTTGCCGCGGGGTGGTGCTGATGGCGCTGTCCAACAAACGCCGCAGCATCGTGCTGACCACCGGCAACAAGAGCGAAATGGCGGTGGGATACGCCACGCTGTACGGCGATATGGCCGGCGGTTTCGACGTGTTGAAAGACGTGCCGAAAACGCTGGTGTTCAAGCTGTCCGAATACCGTAACACCGTCTCCTACGTGATCCCGCAGCGGGTGATCGATCGTCCGCCGTCCGCCGAGCTGGCGCCGGATCAGGTCGATCAGGACAGCCTGCCGCCATACGATATCCTGGACGCGATCCTGGAAGGCTACGTTGAGCGCGACAAATCGGTTGCCGATCTGGTGGCCGAAGGGTTCGACGAAGCGATCGTGCGCAAGGTGATCCGCCTGGTGGACATCAACGAATACAAGCGGCGTCAGGCCGCCGTCGGGCCGCGTATCACCGCCCGTAACTTCGGCAAAGACCGCCGCTACCCCATCACATCCGGTTTTGGCCGCAAAAATTGGTAA
- the glrR gene encoding two-component system response regulator GlrR, which yields MTARKPANLLLVDDDPSLLKLLGMRLTSEGFHVTTAESGQEALRLLAREQIDLVISDLRMDEMDGMALFAEIQKHQPGMPVIILTAHGSIPDAVAATQQGVFSFLTKPVDRDALYKAIDEALALSATPAGDDAWREDIVTRSPLMLRLLEQVKMVAQSDVSVLINGQSGTGKEVVAQAIHAASPRAGKAFIAINCGALPEQLLESELFGHAKGAFTGAVSSREGLFQAAAGGTLFLDEIGDMPLSLQVKLLRVLQERKVRPLGSNRDLDIDVRIISATHRDLQKAMAKNEFREDLYYRLNVVNLKIPALNERAEDIPLLANHLLREAAQRHKPFVRSFSTDAMKRLMTASWPGNVRQLVNVIEQCVALTSAPVIGEALVEQALEGENTALPTFAEARNQFELHYLRKLLQITKGNVTQAARMAGRNRTEFYKLLSRHELDANDFKE from the coding sequence ATGACCGCACGCAAACCGGCCAACCTGCTCTTGGTTGACGACGATCCCAGCCTGCTGAAGCTGCTGGGCATGCGTCTGACCAGCGAAGGTTTTCACGTCACCACCGCCGAAAGCGGCCAGGAAGCGCTGCGCCTGCTGGCGCGCGAACAGATCGATCTGGTGATCAGCGATCTGCGTATGGACGAGATGGACGGCATGGCGCTGTTCGCCGAGATCCAAAAGCATCAGCCGGGCATGCCGGTGATCATTCTCACCGCGCACGGTTCGATTCCCGATGCTGTGGCCGCCACCCAGCAGGGGGTGTTCAGCTTCCTGACCAAACCGGTGGATCGCGATGCGCTGTACAAGGCGATCGACGAAGCGCTCGCGCTGTCGGCCACCCCGGCCGGCGACGACGCCTGGCGCGAAGATATCGTCACCCGCAGCCCGCTGATGCTGCGCCTGCTGGAGCAGGTGAAAATGGTGGCGCAGTCCGACGTCAGCGTCTTGATCAACGGCCAGAGCGGCACCGGCAAAGAGGTGGTGGCGCAGGCGATCCACGCCGCCAGCCCGCGCGCCGGCAAGGCGTTCATCGCCATCAACTGCGGCGCGCTGCCGGAGCAGCTGCTGGAGTCCGAACTGTTCGGCCACGCCAAGGGCGCCTTTACCGGCGCGGTCAGCAGCCGCGAAGGGCTGTTCCAGGCGGCGGCGGGCGGCACGCTGTTCCTCGACGAGATCGGCGATATGCCGCTGTCGCTGCAGGTGAAGTTGCTGCGCGTGCTGCAGGAGCGCAAGGTGCGGCCGCTGGGCAGCAACCGCGATCTGGACATTGACGTGCGCATCATCTCCGCCACCCACCGCGATCTGCAAAAGGCGATGGCGAAGAACGAGTTCCGCGAAGATCTCTACTATCGCCTCAACGTGGTGAACCTGAAGATCCCGGCGCTCAACGAACGCGCCGAAGATATCCCGCTGCTGGCCAACCACCTGTTGCGCGAAGCGGCCCAGCGGCACAAGCCGTTCGTGCGCAGCTTCTCGACCGACGCCATGAAGCGGCTGATGACCGCCAGCTGGCCGGGCAACGTGCGTCAGCTGGTCAACGTCATCGAGCAGTGCGTGGCGCTGACCTCGGCGCCGGTGATCGGCGAAGCGCTGGTGGAGCAGGCGCTGGAAGGGGAAAACACCGCGCTGCCGACCTTCGCCGAAGCGCGCAACCAGTTCGAATTGCACTACCTGCGCAAGCTGCTGCAGATCACCAAGGGCAACGTGACCCAGGCCGCGCGCATGGCGGGCCGCAACCGCACCGAGTTTTACAAATTGCTGTCGCGCCACGAACTGGACGCCAACGATTTTAAAGAATGA
- the qseG gene encoding two-component system QseEF-associated lipoprotein QseG: MYTWSKRLRLSQTEGSPRATHRTPLGKRPIGWLGAVFFMPLLLAGCVDRAVSGGLNAQQQEAIPDTKVIDYRTAACDTLWQLDDKDALDNALYWLRAMDCADRIGSTQARALAKTVPGDSWSGVFKQSILLGSAQPTSGERRQMIDRINSYRMEFPGSLRPLTQLWRQQQMLQITLFDEKARYQHLQESSDSQIDSLRQSQARLQSQLQDTSRKLENLTDIERQLSSRKQLQGEIPENNTGSQKGEAAGKNGAAAKGAEPQDEPEKGTALPVEPEDTYTPPPANKESHAQ; encoded by the coding sequence ATGTACACATGGTCTAAGCGCCTTCGTCTTTCACAGACCGAAGGTTCACCGCGTGCCACGCACAGGACGCCGCTCGGCAAACGCCCGATCGGCTGGTTGGGCGCCGTCTTCTTTATGCCGCTGTTGCTGGCGGGCTGCGTCGATCGCGCCGTCAGCGGCGGCCTGAACGCTCAGCAGCAAGAGGCGATCCCGGATACCAAGGTGATCGATTACCGCACCGCGGCTTGCGATACCCTGTGGCAGTTGGACGACAAGGACGCGCTGGATAACGCGCTCTACTGGCTGCGCGCGATGGACTGCGCCGATCGCATCGGGTCGACCCAGGCGCGCGCGCTGGCGAAAACGGTGCCTGGCGACAGCTGGTCCGGCGTTTTCAAACAGAGCATCCTGCTGGGCAGCGCGCAGCCGACTTCCGGCGAGCGCCGCCAGATGATCGACAGGATCAACAGCTACCGAATGGAGTTCCCCGGCTCGTTGCGGCCGCTGACGCAGCTGTGGCGCCAGCAGCAGATGCTGCAGATCACGCTGTTCGATGAAAAAGCGCGCTATCAGCATCTGCAGGAGAGCAGCGACAGCCAGATCGATTCGCTGCGCCAGAGCCAGGCGCGTTTGCAATCGCAGCTGCAGGACACCTCGCGCAAGCTGGAAAACCTGACCGACATCGAGCGCCAGCTCTCTTCGCGCAAGCAGCTGCAAGGGGAAATCCCGGAAAACAACACAGGCTCGCAAAAGGGCGAAGCCGCCGGTAAAAACGGCGCGGCCGCCAAAGGGGCGGAGCCGCAGGACGAACCGGAAAAGGGCACCGCGCTGCCGGTTGAACCGGAAGACACCTATACGCCGCCCCCTGCCAATAAGGAGTCTCACGCGCAATGA
- a CDS encoding sensor histidine kinase: MISLKRWRLFPRSLRQLVLLAFLLVLLPLLVLAYQAYQSLDHLSAQAADINRTTLVDARRSEAMTSVALEMERSYRQYCVLVDPTLQKLYQNQRKQYSQMLDAHAPILPDERYYQTLRQLLTQLAAIKCHNSGPDQEASALLESFSRSNAEMVQATRAVVFSRGQQLQQAIAERGQFFGWQALLLFLVSVLLVVLFTRMIIGPVKAVERMINRLGEGRALGSTASFKGPRELRSLAQRIIWLSERLAWLESQRHEFLRHISHELKTPLASMREGTELLADEVAGPLTSDQKEVVTILDNSSRHLQQLIEQLLDYNRKLADGPAAHENVELREMVDLVVAAHSLPARAKMISTEIALEAEICWAEPTLLMRVLDNLYSNAVHYGKESGNIWIRSRQVGQRVQIDVANTGTPIPEAERAMIFEPFFQGSHQRKGAVKGSGLGLSIAQDCIRRMRGELQLATVAGADVCFRIELPLTAENE; this comes from the coding sequence ATGATTTCGTTGAAAAGATGGCGTTTATTCCCCCGTTCGCTGCGGCAATTGGTGCTGCTGGCCTTCCTGTTGGTGCTGCTGCCGCTGCTGGTGCTGGCCTATCAGGCCTACCAGAGCCTGGATCACCTCAGCGCGCAGGCGGCGGACATCAACCGCACCACGCTGGTGGACGCGCGGCGCAGCGAGGCGATGACCAGCGTGGCGCTGGAGATGGAGCGCAGCTATCGTCAGTACTGCGTGCTGGTCGATCCCACGCTGCAAAAGCTGTATCAGAACCAGCGCAAGCAGTATTCGCAGATGCTGGACGCCCATGCGCCGATTCTGCCGGACGAGCGCTATTATCAAACGTTGCGCCAGCTGCTGACCCAGCTGGCGGCGATCAAATGCCATAACAGCGGGCCGGATCAAGAGGCTTCCGCCTTGCTCGAGTCGTTCTCGCGCTCCAACGCCGAAATGGTGCAGGCCACGCGCGCGGTGGTGTTCTCGCGCGGCCAGCAGCTGCAGCAGGCCATCGCCGAGCGCGGCCAGTTCTTCGGCTGGCAGGCGCTGCTGCTGTTCCTGGTCAGCGTGCTGCTGGTGGTGCTGTTCACCCGCATGATCATCGGGCCGGTCAAGGCCGTGGAGCGGATGATCAACCGTCTGGGGGAAGGGCGCGCGCTGGGCAGCACCGCGTCGTTCAAAGGGCCGCGCGAGCTGCGTTCCCTGGCGCAGCGCATTATCTGGCTGAGCGAGCGGCTGGCGTGGCTGGAATCGCAGCGCCACGAGTTCTTGCGCCATATCTCGCACGAGCTGAAAACGCCGCTGGCCAGCATGCGCGAAGGCACCGAGCTGCTGGCCGACGAGGTGGCGGGGCCGCTGACTTCCGATCAGAAAGAGGTGGTGACGATCCTCGACAACAGCAGCCGCCATCTGCAGCAGCTGATTGAACAGCTGCTGGATTACAACCGCAAACTGGCCGATGGCCCGGCGGCACATGAGAACGTCGAGCTGCGCGAAATGGTCGATTTGGTGGTCGCCGCGCACAGTTTGCCGGCGCGGGCGAAGATGATTTCCACCGAAATTGCGCTGGAGGCGGAAATCTGCTGGGCAGAGCCTACGCTATTAATGCGCGTGCTGGATAATCTCTATTCCAATGCGGTGCACTACGGCAAGGAATCCGGTAACATTTGGATCCGCAGCCGTCAGGTTGGACAACGGGTGCAAATCGACGTCGCCAATACCGGCACGCCGATCCCCGAGGCTGAAAGAGCCATGATTTTCGAGCCTTTTTTCCAGGGTAGTCACCAGCGAAAAGGGGCGGTAAAAGGAAGCGGACTGGGGTTGAGCATCGCTCAGGACTGTATCCGTCGCATGCGCGGTGAGCTGCAACTGGCGACGGTCGCCGGTGCAGACGTCTGCTTCCGCATTGAATTGCCGTTAACCGCCGAGAATGAATAA